One Gossypium raimondii isolate GPD5lz chromosome 3, ASM2569854v1, whole genome shotgun sequence genomic window carries:
- the LOC128039822 gene encoding uncharacterized protein LOC128039822 — MRPGRMWNGESRSADRLGAWTDAGRRQPRPLVVREPRAPSTPCCLDVREPRAPSAPWCMDEREP, encoded by the coding sequence ATGCGCCCTGGTCGGATGTGGAACGGCGAGAGCCGGTCCGCAGATCGGCTCGGGGCGTGGACCGACGCGGGTcgtcggcaacctaggcccttggtcgtgcgggagcctcgagcaccatcgacaccttgttgcttggatgtgcgggagcctcgagcaccatcggcaccttggtgcatggatgagCGGGAGCcttga